The DNA sequence GCAGCAAATATGCGAGAGGAGacggaaaggaggagggaaggtgggaaatatatatatatatatatacttatatatGTACTGTGGTGGAAAGGGTTGTGCAGTGTATTGAAGCTTTCGCAGGCTTCTGcgactttttgttgttggcacTAATGTCTTAAAGTGTTTGTGAGTGTTGAGTAAACTAATGTGCAGATGCATAAATATCTGTACCTATGTGTATctctgtgtttgtgtttgtgtttgtgtttgcgtcGATGCGTGTGCTATTTCTCCCTTTGATCATATTCCTTATGTTTAGTTTTGTTTAGCACACTGAATGAATAAAACATTAATGTAGCCAACAATAGGAACAACAATATTaagaaataatagtaatagcaATGACGGTAGCAACggtgataatgataataaatgTGGTGAGGTGCCGTAGGAAGCAGTGCGacaggagttttttttttccccgttCCCCCCTCTGCTGAGTCCCCATGTCTCGGCTTCAGCAGTAATTGGTATAGCGTTCCGTGTTGAATTGCAATGCCTTTCATCCCCGTTAGgcttgtaaaaaaaaaaaaaagtaattatTAAAATAATTAATGACTTCTTTTGTTGAGTCACCATTGTTGTATCGGATACTTGTGTGATGCGAGACCTTCAGGGGAATTTCGTTTTGTGGTGTAGCCGCTACGGGATGGACGTGACACAACTAAATGGTGGTGTTGGTCCATCATGAGGGGATTGTTCAAACAACGTGAAGACGTTGGGACATGTTTGTTATGTCAAGgttaaaacaaacaaacaaacaccccAACCCAAGGGAAGTATTAccgttgcttcttctttagagggggggaggaggaggagggaggagTGACGTATCGTGTTTTTCTGTAGGAGAGACTTTCTtgcagtttttttcttcttcctcgtcGCTGGTGTGCTTAATCAGCGGTGGTATTCGCTcctctgcttttgtgagaCATATTTTCCATCCTTCCAATTTTTAGATTTATGTGGACTCTAATAGTTGTGTGCCCTGTTGGAGGTGTAGTAGCAGGGTCATGTATTTATTGTTGGTCAATGATTTTGCATCCGCTTCATGCTGCAGTGGATGTTTCTTGCGCGGATATTAATTTCCGTTACAACCTTCACTCCTTTTAAGAATCTACAAATTTCCTCACGCTATAGGTGTGTGTGAACCACTCGtgaaaaagatataaaaaaaatagcagtGGGATCATTACGATGAAAGTGCAGGGGTACGCCAATGTGGTGACACTTCCTAACGTAACGGGGCGCGTCATAATTGTAGGAGACATTCATGGATGTCGGGCGCAATTAGAGGATTTGCTTCGTGCGGTCTCCTTCAAGCAGGGGAGTGACACATTAGTTGCGGTGGGTGACTTGGTGAACAAAGGACCAGATTCCTTTGGTGTGGTCCGCCTTCTCAAACGCCTTGGGGCTTACAGCGTACTCGGCAATCATGATGCGAAACTGCTCAAACTTGTCAAAAAATTAGGCAAGAAGGAGTGTCTAAAGGGGAGGGACGCAAAATCTTCCTTGGCTCCGCTGGCGCAATCCATACCTACTGATGTGGAGACATATTTGTCGCAGCTTCCGCACATCATCCGCATCCCCGCCCATAATGTGATGGTGGCGCATGCTGGACTTCACCCGCAACGTCCAGTGGATCGCCAATACGAGGATGAAGTCACCACTATGCGTAATCTTATTGAGAAAGAACAAGAGGCCACGGGTGGAGTGACGCTTACGGCCacggaagaaacaaatgatggCGGCAAGCCGTGGGCCTCGATGTGGCGCGGTCCTGAAACGGTGGTGTTTGGCCACGATGCACGGAGAGGTTTGCAGGAACAATACAAACCGTTAGCAATAGGATTGGATAGCCGCTGCGTGTACGGCGGGAGACTCTCCGCCGCGGTATTTCCTGGTGGTTGCATCATTTCGGTCCCGGGTTGGAACGGAGCGTCGGCGGCGGCCTGAAACTTTTCCCAGATGacagtttatttttttttttttcggtcgCCGTGTACTATATGTTCTCGTCTAAAGATTTATCAAAGTGTGCCGTTGTGTAGTCGTTTGTCTTGATGTGAATTATGTTTGAGTGGGCCGCATATGTTGACTGCGCAGAGAAGACAACACCACTGAGATGGTGATGATGCCACCTGGCGGTTGTTCCGCTTCATTACggcggtggtgatgatgtttaacctttgttgctgtgctcAGCCTCTTTGAACATCTGATTCAGTTTGGACCGCACAACTCTCAAAAGTCATATTCCCCTCTCCCTTCAAAATTAATATTCCGTTTTATGATTCTGCATGTGGTGTGGCAACGTGCTTACATGTatctatctatctatatTTGTGTTACACTCTCTTACAGGTTACAACCCTAACCCTTGGCCGCCTGCAGCACAACTATTTTTaccaaaagcagaaaaacgTAAAAGTGAAGAATTGGGGTGAAAAACATGGTGGTGGATACGCGTGATACCAGATGTGACATCTTGGTCACCAGGGAGTACGTAaacgatgttttttttcctccttttttgaaTGGTGTGGTTGGTGACGGCAGCGTCAAAGGACGTGACCCGTGGGATCTCATGTGGTTTCTGGCTTAAAGGTAACAAAACCGCTTATGTTAAAGTTGCTTCCGGCGCTGCACCTTTGTTTACAGTGAAGACGGGAGTTCACTAATGGTATGAAGAGGAGTATTTCGATGCACCGCATCCAGCGGTAACCACTGCGGCGTCAGAGACATCTATCAGGGATTGGTGTGACGATACTCCAGCAAGTTAAGGAAAGTGCAAATGCATGCTATTGTTAGGGCCTCTaatgctgttgttattaaaTGCTTAGGCACCTTATTGcttgtctgttttttcttgttgtttcctttcaaccCCTCAGTATTCTCTGCTGCATTTaacttgctttttctttctcctttcatTAGCCTGTACTAATAACTTTGGCGCTAGTAGGGTGCCAAAGGGTATACTGATTCCTGGCAttactgtttgttttgttttattgttcGGCTCTGGGACGCATGCATCGAAAAAGCATCGTGTCGAACTATTTTATATCACCTGAGTATTCTGTGGCGGGCTCACGTGTTTTCACCCCAAATGCATCCGCTGAGGAAGTAACATTGAGTGACGCACCGACGCAACTCTCGTTGCAAATAACATCACCGAAGACATCTATACGTCCGTCGGCGGTGTCTTCATTGCGTTTTAAAAGGGGACGAGAAGCCTCATGGCACGGTCGGTACCATAACGGTTCCGCGGGGGAAAACACAATGGGTTTTATGGAGGCAGTGGCGGCTTCCGTTTCCCGCCGCGGTGACGTGGTGGCACATTCTTCTTGTGAATCCCACCAAAACTTCATGTCGCGTGCAGGTAATTTTGTGGAATCTACGACACACAGTGATTCGTCGGACGGGTACCGGTATGCGAAGTTGCCCCGGAAGGAGCTTATTATGATTGCGGGAGGTGAAGATAgcggggaaaaggaagattTGGCTAGTTTTCGGAAGGACTTGAGGCGTTTGCAGGAGCGACACGAGCAACTGAACAAGGTTGTGGAAGAGACACGGGAAGAGTTGAGACGGAGCTGGGAGGAAAATGACCGACTCAAGATGCGTGCAGACCAGTCGGTAAAAGAGCTGCGGCTGGAAGTGGCGCAGCTGTCTAAACATGTCCAGCTTTTGGAAGGACGGAGTACATCCGTAGAGCGCTCACTCGCTTCTCTAAACGGAATGGAGAGTCTGGTGGAATGCGTTCAGGGTGAGCTTCCTTCTTTGCGCAAGGAAATTGGCCGGAACACTACTTCAATAGCAGTGCTGGAAAGGCTGTTAGAAGATATGAAGCACCAGCCGCGTGTCTCACAAGTCGCAGTGAATTCAGTTTCGGCTTCTGCTAGCGGGCAGGTCACCTCCCTTGGGGCTCCTCCACCTGCGTTGTTGAATGACGAACGCGCAACTAGTCATTCTTCCACGACCCCATTTTCGTTTGGTGGTGCAAAACCTAACGCCAACCTCAGTGGACAACTGACTTCCTCACCTGCTGCTTCCAACTCCGTTGCGGGATCGAAGCCGGAGCCAGCATCGGCTAGCGCACCTTCATTCACTGGTGTAAGTGCAACTGCAGGATCTGTTGACAAGCCGTCCAATCCCTTTGGAGTTTCTGCAGCATCTGCAACCACGGCTGGTGGGTCAGCGCCGGCTCCGGCATCAAATGGCACACCTTCATTTGGCAGCGCAGTTACAACTACGGCCCCCGGAGGGAATGCATCTTCTCCGTTTGACTCATCCAAGAATGCTGGAGTCTCGGCAACAGCAACTGCGTCATCTGCCTCATATACATTCGGTGGTGCAAGCACACCTGCATCCTCCACTAACAAACCTCCCAATCCGTTTGCTGCTACCGTAAGCTTTTCGCCTGCTGATGGGAAAGGGGCAACACCAGCATTGGCAGGCACATTTTCGTTTAGTGCTACCGGCGCGGCCGATACTCTCAGCGACAAACCGCCAACTACGCCCGGTGCTGCCCCGCCAGTTGCGAGTCCGGCAACAAGTGCGCTTCCAACGAATCCGTTCTCACCTGGCAGCACAACTGCGACTGCACCAACTGCCGGGAAACCAACCACATTATTTGGTGGTTACGCGACGGGTGATAGTTCAGCAGCCACGTCAGCTCCGGCACCAGGTAGtgcgttttcttttggtggCATAGGCACCACTGCACCTGCTTCCACCGTTGGTTTTAGCTTCGGAGGCATGCCTAAGGTTGCCGAGACATCAACTGCTGGCGTCAATACAACAATATCACCATTTTCTAGGGCTGGTTCCACGGCAGTGACAGGTGCCACAGGCTCTCTAGGGGGGTTTTtattcccttcctcttcttcagcgaCGGCAGCTCCACTTGCGAGGGGCTCAGAGGTGAAGAATGACGTGTTTTCCAACGCGAAAGCTGTTGCTTCGTCCGGTGCGTCGTCTGTATTTGGCACTGGCGCTTTGATGTCTGCTGGGGTCTTGAGTCCTCCCACACCCTTCGGTGCGTCCGCTGGAGTAACTAATCCATTCGCTTCGTCGCAACGGGATGGAGAGAATGCTTCTAACCCATTTGGTCAGGGTGTACAAGGCTTAGCCGCTGCTTCCACTGGCACTGCGCTACCATTGCTTAGCCAGCCGCCGATCGGGTTCAGTGCACCGACCGTAAACGCCAATTTGGGTGCCCGTAGGAGGACACCGAAGCGGTTCTGATTATGTAATTggccgcatatatatatatatatatatatatatgtgtgtgtgtgtgtgtgtgtttgtttgtttgtttctgtcTTTTTACCGTTCGGTTGATGGGAATCGAAGATTTGGGGTTTTAGGCGCGCTTTTTAAGTGGAGTGTAGGTGTGAAGCGCAAAGCAGGTAAGCGAAGGCGGAGACTGTTTAAGTAAAGCATGCTGGGCTTCTGAGGAAATGGGAGGGGATTATAAAATGTGGGGACTTAATGAAtgggaagagggagagaagcgATATCTCTCCGAGCGTCGCATCTTGCAGAAGGATCCGTTTAGAGGTGTGTCCAATTGTTTGTTGTGGCGGTTCAGGTCTTTTGAAGGTTTGCGTTTCTGTCATTTATGCTgcaggatttttttttttgtggtgtggatgaggagggaagtaagtttattattttttagaaaaaggaaaaacaaccTCCTCACCTGCGTTTTCATCTACTTTTAGCTCTTTTTTGCACCCGACTTACCTCAACACCAGACATGCAAACAAACTTTGAAGACCTCGCGAGAGGCgaatttttcctttccacgtGCCAATTCCCTCCGGATGGGGAACACAAAACGTTagacttttttttggtatgtTCAGTGCTGCTATAATAAATGTGACTTTTCCAGCTACCAGTTGGTCTTAGAGGACATCATCTCTTTTcgttctctcttttttttcagtcCTTATTTGAACCATTTCTCTCACTTTCATCTTAGGGTATCCGAGTTTAGAAACATCTTAGGGTGCTCGGCGTTTGTTTAGGCAATTTCTCActccctctttccctccttctcactGCTTTCACTTTCACcttcattattgttattattcccCCCCTCTACAGTTTGCGAGCGATGCTAATTACCTGGTCAAATCTTTCCTCCTTGGAAGCTGTTGCATTCACATGTGCCACCACTATCGTTACTCTTTTTAGTGCATTTGCGCATTCACAGCTGTTGTGATACGcaaatgtttgtgtgtgggttgcAGGCGTGAGTTTTGTTGGTTTCTGCACATGTTTCTCAGCGATGTTTATGAGGTTAACCTcgtctcctcctcctcctctgcgATTTCAGTTGTTTTCGTTAGAATGTAATGGTTAGAAGCCAAAGAACAATATCAATGCGAAACTTTTGAATCAAGGGCGaagcagaaagagagagagagtcgTGAAGAAAAGCTCTTCTTCTGAGTTTCTAAAGTTCTATTTCTAAGTCTGTCCTAACTGGGCGGGCGACGCTTGCTTTTGCTCAACATCAGCTAGCATGTGCGGTGGCAACATCTCCCATGTGGGTTTGCACCCCAAATCACTTCATTAGGGTAAACCTCAACGTTAGCTCCACTACACCACGGAACTTTTGGAGAATAACGGGACGTTTTGTGCCGACAAAATTAAATGCTCCTTTCATAGTGTGCGTGACGGACCCGATATGTTCCCTGTTACTGATAGTTCCGTAATGGTATATGATATTGAGGAGGATAGCTACAGTGAACTAAAGGAACGCTTTGCTAATGAAAGGGATGTGTTTTCACGTTTTCTCTACGATCCAGGCGATGGTGTGAAAACTTTCGACTGCTCGTAGGCATTTTACCTATGTGCTGCGTACTCGCATTTTACGTTTAGTAAATGGTTATCGAACTATTTTGgaatatgtttgtttttatttcagtCTGTGTGTAGTACACTGTTGCCTTAGCTTTTTTCGTAGTGTCTCCTCTATTGCCTCTGTCACCATTAGTTTACCGCAGATAATGAATTGTACCATTACTAATTTTGTGTTGCGTTTTGATGAAAACTAAAACTTTGAAGGTTTGCATGTCTTGACATTGCAtggttttgtgtgttggGTGAAACATCCTTTACGGTTTTTGTACCATAATGCGGACCCCCTAACGTaattgtgtgttttttccttgtctttACCTACCCACAGTTCTTGTCACAGTATGCTTCAATTTGCTATTGCATGTGTTCTGGCCAGCGGCTCAAACTAtgactttttcttctctttccccattTGTCACATTACCTGatacatgtgtgtgtattgtgCATTTGATAATGAATGGTTATTactgtttcatttttatagCAGTTTTACCAAGGAGATGCGGACCAGAACAACAATGACGAGCGGTGCGCCTGCACGGCGCATGACTTCTCAGGGTCATGTAACTGCTTGCGTATCCAATAATAATGACTCTATGGCTGCAAAGCTGAGGAGGTGCCCCAGCTGTCAGTGCTACGGTTGTAGCGCCTTCACTGACCGATTGATTTTTTGTGTGGGAGAATGCAGGAATTGTGGCGAGGAAGTTGATCTTCATGATCTTGCAGCTCATGAGGCGCAGTGCATGGGACTAGGAGCGGTTGAGGGCACTCTTATCATCTGTGCGAAATGTTGTCGGGGGCTGAAACCAGGCAACATCCCCACCACTTCCGAAACCAATCACGacaaggaacaaaaagagaaaaacgtTCTATCTTTTTCCAAGGGGAAATGCTGCAAGGGACCGTATACACATCAAACCCATGCTGTATGCAGAGGGGAATGCAGAAAGAAGAATGACGGGAGCAACGTATCTTCCGTTCGCTGTGGGGGTTCCTGCAATGGTCATCGCAAAGACGGGCCCTGTGCTGTTTGTTGCGACACGCTTCCACACCTTACCCAACGTGAGGAAGGCCATGTCCACTGCAAGGGTCATGTGTTTGAGTGTACCACATGCGGACAGGTGTTTATGACTGCTGTCAAGTACGCCATGCATCTTTGTTGCGGTCGCACAGATCCTGAGCCAAAGTCTTCTACCTGTGGGCTATCGGAAGATACTGTAAAGGATCGTGGAGGTTGTTCTTACCCCACATGGGAGACTTCGTGTCTCAGTGTTTCGCCATTAAAAGGTCCTGCCCCTCATACGCCAGTTGCCACGAGGCCGCAATCCGCAACTACCACCTCGTTGCCATCATATGCTGAATGCCCATCGCCGTCCCCAAGTTTACTGCGAGCGGCGGCTGTCAAGCCTCCCAGCCGTTCCTTTGAGAAATCATCTGGTGCGAGCAGTGGTGTTCTTGGAGGTAACCAAGCAAAGAAGTCCAAATCCCGACTCCGTGGCGATTCCTCCACTGAGGCAAGGGATGATTTGGGCAGGCGTCAACCGAATAAAGGAATACATGCGGCGGAGGGAACAGCCAGTTCCAACTTCAGGGTGTCTGGGCGTGCAGAAAGTGTACCGCGAAACCGAGTGTCAGAAGAAGGTGGTTGTAGCACAGGCCTAGTTGGACGCAATAATGTTTGGAGGCCACTACCTCTATTTGCGGGAGACGGTGGGAGGAGAATGGGACCGTCGCGAATGTCGTCGGCTGCTGGGAGTTTAAGGAGCTCTGTGATGGATTCTCGTGAGCGTGACGGAGAGCATGGAACAACAATTTGGAGAACCAGGGAGGCACAACCGGATAGCTTCATTCCAATTGTTGAGAAGACTTCACCCTCTCACCATCAGAGTCactctgccacagttgtCGACTGTATGGGTTCCTCCGTGAGCGTTACTACGATTAACAGCCGCGTAGCTGCACCACTTATACTCGTCAGCCCTTGCCGCAAGAGGGAAGCAGTGAGTGATACAGTGTCAATTGAAGTAATCACGAGGGACACGGTTGGTGTCGACGCCGCTGTGATGAAACGCATTTGCTAAAGTGCTCATTTAAGTGAAGGAGCGTTGAAGGTCCGTTAGTTAGAACACGTACCAACATGACGTTTACTCTcttaatttgttttattccatTTTTCACTAAGGCACCTTTACTGCACGTGCTGCAGCAGGTATTTACTCGCTCGTGAAGTGCTGAGCCAACACTCTCAAACCAACGGTGGACCTCGCGGCGATGCGACTGTGCTTAGTTTCTATTTGCGAGAGTGACACgtgtatatgtttgtgttgtctCGCATATTTACATCATATACTTTCCTATTCATGTGAATGGGTGTATCCCTTACTTGTTTTTCCAGGGTTTTACTGTGCACGGTGTGGTGGCGGACGTTGGGGTTGGAGTGTCTAAAAGGCTAATTAAGAaagtgtttttatttttattttgggaATTACATATTTAAAGGGACTGACAATGCAGCCGGGATTAAAAGAGGAGACTTTATTATTAGCAGTGTATGATGTTAGATACTTTCTTTCCACCGCCCGTGAGTACCACTGATTCAACATGGTTTCTAATCTCGCTATTGGTGCGTCGGGCaatatttctctctttttgagATGGGCACTTTAATTCCTAATCATTAGACCCCGTTTCACGTAAGTGGGCCTTCAGATACTTCcagcttctttctttttttttttgcccatCTCTTAATGTACGCTATGAATTACAGTGGTGCTGTGGGGAAAGGTGCGTGATGAAGGCGtctcccactttttttttttaattatccAGTTTTGCTAAAGTGGGCGTGTGCTACCATTTCCATATGAGAGGTGCAGTCATACCTCCAATCCTGAGCTCTCATTGCTGGTTCGTAAGTATCCGTAGCATATAaacgttttttatttttctctatttttctgctttgaGGAGAGTCACACTTCTCGTTGGTTCTTTACATGTGGTGTTGTCTGCGAAATACTAATTACTGCAGGAATGTGTCCTCCGTACACTGGCCGACTCATCAAAATGGCGCATTAGGCTTGGATTTCT is a window from the Trypanosoma brucei brucei TREU927 chromosome 8, complete sequence genome containing:
- a CDS encoding diadenosine tetraphosphatase, putative, translating into MKVQGYANVVTLPNVTGRVIIVGDIHGCRAQLEDLLRAVSFKQGSDTLVAVGDLVNKGPDSFGVVRLLKRLGAYSVLGNHDAKLLKLVKKLGKKECLKGRDAKSSLAPLAQSIPTDVETYLSQLPHIIRIPAHNVMVAHAGLHPQRPVDRQYEDEVTTMRNLIEKEQEATGGVTLTATEETNDGGKPWASMWRGPETVVFGHDARRGLQEQYKPLAIGLDSRCVYGGRLSAAVFPGGCIISVPGWNGASAAA